GGGACGCGAACCTGTCGGAGTACTCGACGTATCTGAAGGTCGGGACGACGGCGCTGGTGCTGGACCTGATCGAGGCCGGCGTGCGGTTCGACGACCTGAAGCTGGACGAGCCGGTGCGGGCGGTGCACAAGATCAGCCACGACCCGACGCTGAAGACCAAGGTCGAGCTGGCGAACGGGAAGAAGTTCACCGGGCTGGACCTGCAGTTCGCCTACCACGAGCTGGCGGCGGCGAATCTCGAGCGCACGGGCGCGGACGAGGCGTCGAAAGAAGTGCTGCGGGTGTGGGGCGAGATCCTGGACGCGCTGGCGCGGGATCCGCAGGAGTGCGCGGACCGGCTGGACTGGCCGGCGAAGCTGCGGCTGCTGGAGGGCTACCGGGAGCGGGACCAGCTGGCGTGGGGCGCGCCGCGGCTGCGGCTGGTGGACCTGCAGTATTCGGACGTGCGGCTCGGCAAGGGCCTGTACAACCGGCTGGTCACGCGGGGTTCGATGAAGCGGCTGGTCACCGAGGAGGAGGTGCAGGCGGCGATCACGAATCCGCCGTCGGACACGCGCGCCTACTTCCGGGGGCGGGCGCTGGAGAAGTACGCGTCGTCGATCGCGGCGGCGTCGTGGGATTCGGTGATTTTCGACGTGGGCCGGGAGTCGCTGGTGCGGATCCCGACGCTGGAGCCGTTGCGGGGGACGAAGGCGCACGTCGGGAAGCTGCTGGACGCGGCGGCGACGGCGGAGGAGCTGGTGGAGGCGATCACCGGTTCGGACT
The nucleotide sequence above comes from Amycolatopsis sp. AA4. Encoded proteins:
- the dop gene encoding depupylase/deamidase Dop, giving the protein MRRIMGTEVEYGIAVPGDATANPVLTSTQVVLAYAAAADIPRARRARWDYEVESPLRDARGFDLTGPGGPGHDPDVEDLGAANVILTNGARLYVDHAHPEYSAPEVTNARDAVIWDKAGERVMEEAALKAATVPGQPPLQLYKNNVDGKGASYGTHENYLMQRSTPFTAVIAGLTPFFASRQVMCGSGRVGIGQQSEEAGFQLSQRSDYIEVEVGLETTLKRGIINTRDEPHADADKYRRLHVIIGDANLSEYSTYLKVGTTALVLDLIEAGVRFDDLKLDEPVRAVHKISHDPTLKTKVELANGKKFTGLDLQFAYHELAAANLERTGADEASKEVLRVWGEILDALARDPQECADRLDWPAKLRLLEGYRERDQLAWGAPRLRLVDLQYSDVRLGKGLYNRLVTRGSMKRLVTEEEVQAAITNPPSDTRAYFRGRALEKYASSIAAASWDSVIFDVGRESLVRIPTLEPLRGTKAHVGKLLDAAATAEELVEAITGSD